A part of Parvimonas micra genomic DNA contains:
- a CDS encoding GNAT family N-acetyltransferase, with protein sequence MEIRRLIDTDVREFYNCLKIIDSETNFMMFEPDERVWNEEKLVKILKDENNLFLGAVEDDKIVGFLSAERGAFRRIKHTAYIVIGIQKDYHNRKIGTKLFQMLGDWAVKNKIIRLELTVECENVSAIKLYEKMGFSIEGTKKKTMYVNGKYVDEYMMSKIF encoded by the coding sequence ATGGAAATTAGAAGATTGATAGATACAGATGTTAGAGAGTTTTATAATTGTCTAAAAATTATTGACAGCGAAACAAATTTTATGATGTTTGAACCTGACGAAAGAGTTTGGAATGAGGAAAAACTTGTAAAAATTTTAAAAGATGAAAATAATTTATTTTTAGGAGCCGTAGAAGATGATAAAATAGTAGGATTTTTATCAGCAGAAAGAGGAGCTTTTAGGAGAATTAAACATACTGCTTATATTGTAATTGGAATACAAAAAGACTACCACAATAGAAAAATTGGAACAAAACTTTTTCAAATGCTTGGTGATTGGGCAGTTAAAAACAAAATTATAAGATTAGAACTTACTGTTGAATGTGAAAATGTGTCGGCAATAAAATTATATGAAAAAATGGGATTTTCTATTGAAGGCACTAAGAAAAAGACAATGTATGTAAATGGAAAATATGTAGATGAGTATATGATGTCAAAAATATTTTAA
- a CDS encoding nuclear transport factor 2 family protein, whose translation MKSEIMNVYNAYTEALLKGDFKSVFETMSDNIVWHMGGEGPLSGIVKGKEALGERLGEFTKRSNGTFRVITNWAASNDCFVVASVVSLAEKEDEKLNDPGIDLFRIENGKIQEVWTFAEQQEEEDKFWK comes from the coding sequence ATGAAAAGTGAAATTATGAATGTATATAATGCTTATACAGAAGCATTATTGAAGGGAGATTTTAAATCGGTTTTTGAAACAATGTCTGATAATATTGTATGGCATATGGGAGGAGAAGGTCCACTTTCAGGAATTGTTAAAGGAAAAGAGGCATTGGGAGAACGTTTAGGAGAATTTACCAAAAGAAGCAATGGGACATTTAGAGTAATTACAAATTGGGCTGCAAGTAATGATTGTTTTGTTGTTGCAAGTGTTGTTTCTTTAGCTGAAAAAGAAGATGAAAAACTAAATGACCCTGGTATTGATTTATTTAGAATAGAGAATGGAAAAATACAAGAAGTATGGACTTTTGCAGAACAACAAGAGGAAGAAGATAAATTTTGGAAATAG
- a CDS encoding alpha/beta hydrolase family protein, protein MKSIKIDEFKNFKFLGNLHLSKDEKNLFYSVSNMNLEKNSYEHRIYKMDLETKKSFVFTNGAKESSFIELLDGSILFASDREDKKEDSDITKFYRICPLGGEAVLDFTIPALVNRIKQINDDEFLVLANFNRTKELEKIEKEEEKEDSKEKTYDDSKDYLVATEIPFWGNNIGFTNEDRSRLYLFNKKTSELIPLSDDITDIYGLEINENKTKAVFIATSYTGKMPLVNEVKILDISSKAVDILAKDYSFEYANFIDNENIVVKASDMQEYGLNENSNIYIININNKSFEKIVNDNFDMCMHNSVGTDMRLTGGKSTLVKDGFMYFINTEVNSSYIYRIDKNGNLERLNEKSGSIDCIDVSKDGKIYAIALKDSNLQDIYEISTEEENRISFHNDTTEYSLSEIEEITFTNDGIGFIGYVMKPVDYDPEKKYPGVLHVHGGPKTVFGKVFHHEMQFLANNGYFVFFTNPRGSDGRGKEFADIRGKYGEIDFDDLMKFTDAVIKNYPALDEEKLAIMGGSYGGFMTNWAIGHTNRFKAACSQRSISNMTSEFLLTDIGYYFIDDQISATPWNNYEKLWYHSPLKYANKAQTPTLFIHSDEDYRCWIPEGIQMFSALKYHDVPARLVMFKGENHELSRSGKPMHRIRRLKEILEWFDNYLK, encoded by the coding sequence ATGAAAAGTATAAAAATTGATGAATTTAAAAACTTTAAATTTTTAGGAAATTTACATTTAAGTAAAGATGAAAAAAATCTATTTTATTCCGTTTCTAATATGAATTTAGAAAAAAATTCTTATGAACACAGAATATATAAAATGGACTTGGAAACTAAAAAGTCCTTCGTTTTTACTAATGGTGCTAAGGAAAGTTCTTTTATTGAACTTTTAGACGGTTCTATTCTTTTTGCAAGTGATAGAGAAGACAAAAAAGAAGACTCAGATATAACTAAATTTTATAGAATATGCCCTTTAGGTGGCGAAGCTGTTTTAGACTTTACTATTCCTGCTTTGGTAAATAGAATAAAACAAATAAATGACGATGAATTTTTAGTTTTGGCTAATTTTAATAGAACAAAAGAATTAGAAAAAATTGAAAAAGAAGAAGAAAAGGAAGATAGTAAAGAAAAAACTTATGACGATTCTAAGGATTATCTTGTTGCAACTGAAATTCCTTTCTGGGGAAATAATATTGGCTTTACAAATGAAGACAGAAGTAGGCTTTATCTTTTTAATAAAAAGACTTCTGAATTAATTCCTTTAAGTGATGATATCACTGATATTTATGGTTTAGAAATAAATGAAAATAAAACTAAAGCTGTATTTATAGCAACATCTTATACAGGAAAAATGCCTCTTGTAAATGAAGTTAAAATTTTAGATATTAGTTCTAAAGCAGTAGACATTTTAGCAAAAGACTATTCTTTCGAATATGCTAACTTTATAGATAATGAAAATATTGTAGTTAAAGCTTCAGATATGCAAGAATATGGTTTAAATGAAAATTCAAATATTTATATTATAAATATTAATAATAAGTCATTTGAAAAGATTGTAAATGATAATTTTGATATGTGTATGCATAATTCTGTTGGTACTGATATGAGATTAACTGGCGGAAAAAGTACTTTAGTAAAAGACGGATTTATGTACTTCATAAATACTGAGGTAAATAGTTCATATATTTATAGAATTGACAAAAATGGAAATCTCGAAAGATTAAACGAAAAATCAGGTTCTATAGATTGTATAGATGTTTCTAAAGATGGTAAAATTTATGCCATTGCATTAAAAGACTCTAATTTACAAGATATTTATGAAATTTCAACAGAAGAAGAAAATAGAATTTCTTTCCATAATGATACTACTGAATATTCTCTTTCAGAAATTGAAGAAATCACTTTTACTAATGACGGAATTGGTTTTATCGGATATGTTATGAAACCTGTTGACTATGATCCAGAGAAAAAATATCCAGGTGTACTTCATGTTCATGGTGGTCCTAAAACAGTTTTTGGAAAAGTATTCCATCACGAAATGCAATTTTTAGCAAATAATGGCTACTTTGTATTTTTTACAAATCCTAGAGGTTCAGATGGTAGAGGTAAAGAATTTGCTGATATTCGTGGAAAATATGGAGAAATTGATTTTGATGACTTAATGAAATTTACAGATGCTGTAATTAAAAACTACCCTGCACTTGATGAAGAAAAGTTGGCAATTATGGGTGGAAGTTACGGTGGTTTCATGACTAATTGGGCAATCGGACATACAAACAGATTTAAGGCTGCTTGTTCACAACGTTCAATTTCAAATATGACTTCTGAATTTTTACTTACAGACATCGGATATTATTTCATTGACGACCAAATTTCTGCAACACCTTGGAATAATTATGAAAAATTGTGGTATCATTCTCCACTTAAATATGCAAATAAGGCACAAACTCCAACACTTTTCATCCATTCAGATGAAGATTATAGATGTTGGATACCTGAAGGAATTCAAATGTTCTCAGCATTAAAATATCATGATGTGCCTGCAAGACTTGTTATGTTCAAAGGAGAAAATCATGAACTTTCAAGAAGTGGTAAACCAATGCATAGAATAAGAAGATTAAAAGAAATATTAGAATGGTTTGATAATTATTTAAAATAA
- a CDS encoding alpha/beta fold hydrolase, which translates to MFYKNPYEYLSGKLENKKLINAGFSEKTYDTGTVKLNYVIGPKNGPSLLLIPAQIGMWESYKKVLIPLSKIFQVYSIDIRGHGKSTWTPGYYSWKIVGEDLKMFIKNVIKEKVIISGNSSGGILALWCAVNIPEYVSGIVLEDAPIFSTEMPRFKEQDKFVYNGLKHLVDKIGNIEDRDLADYFRDMEIPASDKRIKKIPNWFANCLSKKIKKFQKKYPDKPISVGFPNSLRLLIKSLSMFDPDFARAFVDGRFYDGINHEEAFKKTKCPIMLIHADWKRYENFGLVGAFDEDDAKHAISLAPQIIYKKVSANHVIHAFKPKKFIELLTEFKESI; encoded by the coding sequence ATGTTTTATAAAAATCCTTATGAATACTTATCTGGAAAACTTGAAAATAAAAAGCTAATTAATGCTGGTTTTTCAGAAAAAACTTATGACACAGGTACTGTTAAACTTAACTATGTAATTGGTCCAAAAAACGGACCAAGTTTGTTGCTAATTCCTGCTCAAATAGGAATGTGGGAGAGTTATAAAAAAGTACTAATACCTTTATCTAAAATTTTTCAAGTTTATTCAATAGATATAAGAGGACATGGAAAATCTACTTGGACACCTGGTTATTATTCTTGGAAAATTGTAGGTGAAGACTTAAAAATGTTTATCAAAAATGTAATAAAAGAAAAAGTAATTATAAGTGGAAATTCATCTGGAGGTATTCTTGCCCTATGGTGTGCAGTTAATATTCCTGAATATGTTTCTGGAATTGTTCTCGAGGATGCCCCAATCTTTTCTACGGAGATGCCAAGATTTAAAGAACAAGATAAATTTGTTTACAATGGATTAAAACATCTTGTTGACAAAATTGGAAATATTGAAGATAGAGATTTAGCAGATTATTTTAGAGATATGGAAATACCTGCTTCTGATAAGAGAATTAAAAAAATTCCAAATTGGTTTGCTAATTGTTTATCAAAAAAGATAAAAAAATTTCAAAAAAAATACCCTGATAAACCCATTTCAGTAGGATTCCCTAATAGTTTACGACTACTTATTAAATCATTATCTATGTTTGATCCCGATTTTGCTAGAGCTTTTGTTGATGGAAGATTTTATGATGGGATTAACCACGAAGAAGCCTTTAAAAAAACAAAATGTCCGATAATGCTTATTCACGCTGACTGGAAAAGATATGAAAATTTTGGACTTGTAGGAGCTTTTGATGAAGATGATGCTAAACATGCAATTTCTTTAGCTCCACAAATTATATATAAAAAAGTTTCTGCTAATCATGTAATTCACGCTTTTAAACCTAAAAAATTTATTGAATTATTAACTGAATTTAAAGAAAGTATATAA
- a CDS encoding carbon-nitrogen hydrolase family protein, which translates to MKIGLVSYEFNNGEIEYNIKKIEKAIISANGKADLLCFGETFLQGFDSLSWNYEIDKNIAITKDSFIMDKLKNLSEKYNIDLGIGYIEKEREQIFSSFVVIEKGKIIHNYRRITKNWKEYLITDEHYCEGETSETFIYKNTEFKIALCGDLWICPEKFKTNGILLWPVYCNFSKDEWENTEQYDYAKQSKLASDNVLLVNSITKDEPISVGGAYYFKNGKIEKSLELDKEDILFVEI; encoded by the coding sequence ATGAAAATAGGATTGGTTTCTTACGAATTTAACAATGGAGAAATTGAATATAATATTAAAAAAATAGAAAAGGCGATTATCTCTGCTAATGGGAAAGCTGATTTACTTTGTTTTGGAGAAACTTTTTTACAAGGATTTGACTCGCTTTCTTGGAATTATGAAATAGATAAAAATATTGCAATTACAAAAGATTCTTTTATAATGGATAAACTAAAAAATCTTAGTGAAAAATATAATATTGATCTTGGTATCGGATATATCGAAAAAGAAAGAGAGCAAATTTTCTCTTCTTTTGTAGTAATTGAAAAAGGAAAAATAATTCACAACTATAGAAGGATTACTAAAAACTGGAAAGAATATTTAATTACTGATGAACACTATTGTGAGGGAGAGACTTCAGAAACTTTTATCTATAAGAATACAGAATTTAAAATTGCATTATGTGGCGATTTGTGGATTTGCCCCGAAAAATTTAAAACAAATGGAATTTTACTTTGGCCTGTTTATTGTAATTTCTCAAAAGATGAATGGGAAAATACTGAACAATATGATTATGCTAAGCAATCTAAATTAGCATCGGATAATGTGCTTTTAGTAAATTCAATCACAAAAGACGAGCCAATAAGCGTTGGTGGGGCATATTATTTTAAAAATGGAAAAATTGAAAAGAGTTTAGAGTTGGATAAAGAAGATATTTTATTTGTAGAAATATAA
- a CDS encoding HAD family hydrolase — MKCIMFDMDGTLIDSIGGWFGSCSYFLKEMNLEETDELKEMFKGKKLYARGIAIGKYYNLDLTPDEIYAKNLKYVKEGYDEIYGAKDNVMNALDYLKEKGYKISLNTATNIGLCKNCLERTGLMKYFDYIQTCDDCGYLKDDERYYDWAIKKHNEDVDDIIFFDDTEAPLKTARKRGIKTVLVYEPLTNGEYFETTTDFDYKMDTISVENLKRIGL; from the coding sequence ATGAAGTGTATAATGTTTGATATGGACGGAACTTTAATTGATTCTATTGGTGGATGGTTTGGAAGTTGTTCATATTTTCTTAAAGAGATGAATTTAGAAGAAACAGATGAACTAAAAGAAATGTTTAAAGGAAAAAAACTTTATGCAAGAGGAATTGCAATAGGAAAATATTATAATCTCGATTTAACTCCGGATGAAATTTATGCCAAAAATTTAAAATATGTGAAAGAGGGATACGACGAAATTTACGGAGCAAAAGATAATGTGATGAATGCTCTGGATTATCTTAAAGAAAAAGGTTATAAGATTTCTTTGAATACTGCTACAAATATTGGACTTTGTAAAAATTGCTTGGAAAGAACGGGACTTATGAAGTATTTTGACTATATTCAAACTTGTGATGATTGTGGATATTTAAAAGACGATGAAAGATATTATGATTGGGCAATAAAAAAACATAATGAAGATGTTGATGATATTATATTCTTTGATGATACTGAAGCTCCATTAAAAACTGCAAGGAAAAGGGGAATTAAAACAGTTTTGGTTTATGAACCTTTGACAAATGGAGAGTATTTTGAAACTACAACAGATTTTGACTATAAAATGGATACAATTTCTGTTGAAAACTTGAAAAGAATAGGACTTTAA
- a CDS encoding winged helix-turn-helix transcriptional regulator: MSTIYDKCPYVTTQKVLQGKWAIVVLYHLSTGTKRFNELERLIPEVTRTVLTRQLRQLEQDKLIKRKVFAEVPPHVEYSLSKLGTKFQKVLNEIEIFGLDYISELNKINNLKDK; the protein is encoded by the coding sequence ATGTCAACTATTTATGATAAATGCCCTTATGTTACTACTCAGAAGGTTTTACAAGGAAAATGGGCAATTGTCGTTTTATATCATTTAAGTACAGGTACTAAAAGATTTAATGAACTTGAAAGATTAATTCCTGAAGTTACTCGAACTGTTTTAACAAGGCAATTGCGTCAATTAGAACAAGATAAATTAATCAAAAGAAAAGTTTTTGCTGAAGTACCTCCTCATGTTGAATACTCTTTAAGTAAATTAGGTACTAAATTTCAGAAAGTTTTGAACGAAATAGAAATTTTTGGACTAGATTATATTTCTGAACTTAACAAAATTAATAATCTAAAGGATAAATAA
- a CDS encoding TetR/AcrR family transcriptional regulator, protein MNRQQIKTRKAIFMAFTELLSKKNYNKITVQEIIDLADIGRSTFYSHFETKDDLLKEICRELFEHIFSNDLSRECSKIFENSNKNPKILITHILYHLKENKEEFIKVLSCESNDLFLGYFKTYLYKVIDEYIFIDNTGDEKFKRFLKNHICCTFVETIKWWIKNQMEESPEQIADYFFRVVDPII, encoded by the coding sequence ATGAATAGACAACAAATTAAAACCAGAAAAGCAATTTTTATGGCTTTTACAGAGCTTTTATCCAAGAAAAATTATAATAAAATAACAGTCCAGGAAATAATAGACCTTGCAGATATAGGCAGAAGTACTTTTTATTCTCATTTTGAAACTAAAGATGACTTGTTAAAAGAAATTTGTCGTGAGTTGTTTGAACATATATTTTCTAATGATTTAAGTAGAGAATGTTCAAAAATTTTTGAAAATTCAAACAAAAATCCTAAAATTTTAATTACACATATACTTTATCATTTAAAGGAAAATAAGGAAGAGTTTATAAAGGTTTTAAGTTGTGAAAGTAATGACTTGTTTTTGGGATATTTCAAAACATATCTGTACAAAGTGATTGATGAATATATTTTTATCGATAATACAGGAGATGAAAAGTTTAAAAGATTTTTAAAAAATCATATTTGCTGTACATTTGTGGAAACAATAAAATGGTGGATAAAAAATCAAATGGAAGAAAGTCCTGAGCAAATTGCAGATTATTTTTTTAGAGTAGTAGATCCTATAATTTAG